A window from Mycobacteriales bacterium encodes these proteins:
- a CDS encoding lytic transglycosylase domain-containing protein: MPTVSRARTIASVGVGTVALSVIAASAAVGITQAVGHPSKASERTVAASHTVGAPIATVTPVGKLTPPDAAVLLPATASPARLAKLRAASGVKRVVPLARGVLRIGRRKLHVVGVPLAHIRALTPSFTAHSTPLWRSIARGELTVGFADSAHLRRDFGKTVLARGAHQLRAPLRVGAFATIGLPGAQGMVVSAAARQLGLQPDREVLVVAPKISLAQLRHEIRRALGRSAHVVITRAAPIDQAVSSAYARELIPATYLDLYRRAATTCAGLPWTVLAGIGTLETRNGQNVHTSVGGAQGPMQFLPSTWARWGYDADGDGHADINDPVDAVFSAARYLCAVGAGRGGQALDDAIYSYNHAWWYVRDVIEMANRFA, encoded by the coding sequence GTGCCGACTGTGTCGCGCGCCCGGACGATCGCGTCCGTGGGTGTCGGCACGGTTGCCTTGTCCGTGATCGCGGCGTCGGCGGCGGTTGGGATCACCCAAGCGGTGGGCCACCCCTCAAAAGCGTCCGAGCGAACCGTGGCGGCCTCCCACACCGTGGGCGCGCCGATCGCGACCGTCACTCCGGTCGGCAAGCTGACGCCGCCGGACGCGGCCGTCCTGCTGCCCGCAACCGCCTCCCCGGCGCGCCTGGCGAAGCTGCGCGCGGCGAGTGGAGTCAAACGCGTGGTGCCGCTCGCTCGCGGGGTGCTGCGTATCGGCCGGCGCAAGCTCCACGTGGTCGGCGTGCCGCTGGCCCACATCCGAGCGCTGACCCCGTCGTTCACCGCGCACTCGACGCCGTTGTGGCGCTCGATCGCCCGCGGCGAGCTCACCGTCGGCTTCGCCGACAGCGCGCATCTTCGTCGTGACTTCGGCAAGACGGTGCTCGCGCGTGGCGCGCACCAGTTGCGGGCGCCGCTGCGGGTCGGTGCGTTCGCGACGATCGGGCTGCCGGGTGCGCAGGGGATGGTGGTCAGCGCCGCCGCCCGCCAGCTCGGGCTCCAGCCCGACCGTGAGGTGCTGGTCGTTGCGCCGAAGATCTCTTTGGCGCAGCTGCGGCACGAGATCCGTCGCGCGCTGGGTCGCTCGGCACACGTCGTGATCACCCGGGCGGCACCGATCGACCAGGCGGTCTCCAGCGCGTACGCCCGCGAGCTGATCCCGGCGACGTACCTCGATCTGTATCGCCGCGCCGCGACGACGTGTGCGGGCCTTCCGTGGACCGTGCTCGCCGGGATCGGCACTCTCGAGACCCGCAACGGCCAGAACGTGCACACGTCGGTCGGCGGCGCGCAGGGGCCGATGCAGTTCCTGCCTTCGACCTGGGCGCGTTGGGGGTACGACGCCGACGGGGACGGTCACGCCGACATCAACGACCCGGTCGACGCGGTGTTCTCCGCGGCGCGCTACCTCTGCGCG
- a CDS encoding inositol monophosphatase family protein, whose protein sequence is MSQPDSGELLELAVVLAHSAAAVLRERPADLDVSTKSSPTDVVTVMDRAAERVIVEGLAAARPSDAVVSEEGAGRSGTSGVSWLVDPLDGTVNYLYRIPQYAVSVAAAYGGTAVCGVVVDVERDLTYTAVRGGGAFCQGARLACSQQPDPAFALVGTGFNYDSGLRGRQAQRMPSFLPRVRDIRRMGSAALDLCAVASGQLDAFFEAGMQPWDWAAAGLVATEAGARLGGLAGSPPGTNTTLAANPVLFDALHDLLVSSEV, encoded by the coding sequence CTGAGCCAGCCGGACTCGGGCGAGCTGCTCGAGCTCGCCGTCGTACTCGCCCATAGCGCGGCCGCGGTGTTGCGGGAACGGCCGGCTGACCTCGACGTGAGCACGAAGTCCAGCCCGACGGACGTCGTGACCGTGATGGACCGCGCCGCGGAGCGGGTCATCGTCGAGGGCCTGGCGGCCGCGCGCCCGAGCGACGCCGTCGTCAGCGAGGAGGGTGCGGGCCGGTCGGGCACCTCCGGTGTGAGCTGGCTCGTGGACCCGCTCGACGGCACGGTCAACTACCTGTACCGGATTCCGCAGTATGCGGTCTCCGTCGCGGCGGCGTACGGCGGGACGGCAGTCTGTGGCGTGGTGGTCGACGTCGAGCGCGACCTCACCTACACCGCCGTGAGGGGCGGTGGCGCGTTCTGCCAGGGCGCTCGGCTGGCGTGTTCGCAGCAGCCCGACCCGGCGTTCGCGCTGGTCGGGACCGGCTTCAACTACGACTCCGGCCTGCGGGGCCGGCAGGCGCAGCGGATGCCGTCGTTCCTGCCCCGGGTGCGCGACATCCGGCGAATGGGCTCGGCCGCCCTCGACCTGTGCGCGGTGGCCAGTGGCCAGCTCGACGCGTTCTTCGAGGCGGGCATGCAGCCGTGGGACTGGGCCGCCGCAGGCCTGGTCGCAACCGAGGCCGGCGCAAGGCTAGGAGGTTTGGCCGGCAGCCCGCCTGGTACCAATACGACCTTGGCTGCCAATCCGGTGCTGTTTGACGCCTTGCACGACCTTTTGGTGTCCTCAGAGGTCTGA
- a CDS encoding fumarate reductase/succinate dehydrogenase flavoprotein subunit: protein MPGHEVHDYDVVVIGAGGSGLRAAIAAHESGARTAVMTKSLLGKAHTVMAEGGIAASMGNVWPEDNWQVHFRDTMRGGKMLNNWRMAQLHAQEAPDRVWELEEYGALFDRTKEGKISQRDFGGHRYARLAHVGDRTGLEMIRTLQQKVVDLGIDVYMECTVTEILKDANKIAGVFGYWRETGSFIQLNAPAVILATGGIGKAFKVTSNSWEYTGDGHALALSAGASLINMEFIQFHPTGMVWPLSVRGLLITESVRGEGGVLRNSEGKRFMFDYITDYFKAETADTEEEADRWYDDHINNRRPPELLPRDEVARAINAEIKAGRGSPHGGVYLDIATRRGAADIHKRLPSMYHQFKELADVDITKEPMEVAPTCHYVMGGVEVDADTQAASVPGLYAVGECSGGMHGSNRLGGNSLSDLLVFGKRAGDSAAEYVRKLTRRPAAAPAAVAQAEAAALAPFASSGGENPHAIQHELQEQMFALVGIIRTASEMEQALREVEKLKARAAQITVEGGRAYNPGWHTALDLKSMLLVSEAVGKAALTRTESRGGHTRDDYPKTDPEWGKVNLIVTQKNGKVAIDRKPLPKMPADLAKLFEEPAK, encoded by the coding sequence ATGCCAGGCCATGAGGTTCACGACTACGACGTCGTCGTCATCGGCGCCGGCGGCTCCGGCCTGCGCGCCGCGATCGCCGCGCACGAGTCGGGCGCGCGTACCGCGGTCATGACCAAGTCGCTGCTCGGCAAGGCCCACACGGTCATGGCCGAGGGCGGCATCGCGGCGTCCATGGGCAACGTGTGGCCCGAGGACAACTGGCAGGTCCACTTCCGCGACACCATGCGCGGCGGCAAGATGCTCAACAACTGGCGCATGGCGCAGCTGCACGCCCAGGAAGCGCCCGACCGGGTGTGGGAGCTCGAGGAGTACGGCGCGCTGTTCGACCGTACGAAGGAAGGCAAGATCTCCCAGCGCGACTTCGGCGGCCACCGCTACGCACGGCTCGCGCACGTCGGCGACCGCACCGGCCTGGAGATGATCCGCACCCTTCAGCAGAAGGTGGTGGATCTCGGCATCGACGTGTACATGGAGTGCACGGTCACCGAGATCCTCAAGGACGCGAACAAGATCGCCGGCGTCTTCGGCTACTGGCGCGAGACCGGCTCGTTCATCCAGCTGAATGCCCCCGCGGTGATCCTCGCGACCGGCGGCATCGGCAAGGCGTTCAAGGTCACGAGCAACTCGTGGGAGTACACCGGTGACGGCCACGCGCTTGCGCTTTCGGCGGGCGCGTCGCTGATCAACATGGAGTTCATCCAGTTCCACCCGACCGGCATGGTGTGGCCGCTGTCGGTGCGGGGCCTGCTCATCACGGAGTCGGTGCGCGGCGAAGGCGGCGTCCTTCGCAACTCCGAGGGCAAGCGCTTCATGTTCGACTACATCACCGACTACTTCAAAGCGGAGACGGCCGACACCGAGGAGGAGGCCGACCGCTGGTACGACGACCACATCAACAACCGCAGGCCACCTGAGCTGCTGCCCCGCGACGAGGTGGCGCGGGCCATCAACGCGGAGATCAAAGCCGGGCGAGGATCACCGCACGGGGGCGTGTACCTCGACATCGCGACCCGTCGCGGTGCGGCCGACATCCACAAGCGGCTGCCGTCGATGTACCACCAGTTCAAAGAGCTCGCGGACGTCGACATCACCAAGGAGCCGATGGAGGTCGCGCCGACCTGTCACTACGTGATGGGTGGGGTCGAGGTCGACGCGGACACCCAGGCGGCCAGCGTCCCCGGTCTCTACGCGGTGGGCGAGTGCTCCGGTGGGATGCACGGTTCGAACCGGCTCGGCGGCAACTCGCTGTCCGACCTGCTCGTGTTCGGCAAGCGCGCAGGCGACAGCGCGGCGGAGTACGTCCGGAAGCTGACGAGGCGACCGGCTGCTGCGCCTGCTGCGGTGGCGCAGGCGGAGGCGGCTGCGCTTGCGCCGTTCGCCTCCTCGGGCGGGGAGAACCCGCACGCGATCCAGCACGAGCTCCAGGAGCAGATGTTCGCCCTCGTCGGGATCATTCGTACGGCGAGTGAGATGGAGCAGGCGCTGCGGGAGGTCGAGAAGCTCAAGGCGCGGGCGGCGCAGATCACCGTCGAGGGCGGCCGGGCGTACAACCCCGGCTGGCACACCGCGCTGGACCTCAAGTCGATGCTGCTGGTCTCCGAAGCGGTCGGCAAGGCGGCGCTGACGCGCACCGAGAGCCGCGGCGGCCATACCCGCGACGACTACCCGAAGACCGATCCCGAGTGGGGCAAGGTCAATCTCATCGTCACCCAGAAGAACGGCAAGGTCGCGATCGACCGCAAGCCGTTGCCCAAGATGCCCGCCGATCTCGCCAAGCTGTTCGAGGAGCCAGCGAAATGA